One [Clostridium] saccharolyticum WM1 DNA segment encodes these proteins:
- a CDS encoding VOC family protein, producing MNRLNVVCLGVKDMERAIRFYKDGLGFQTKETSYTPPVIFFNTSAGIKLELFPLDLLAKDINSHNPPPVGTGFSGITLAYNAKSREEVHQIMELAKKAGAKVEKEPQEVFWGGYHAYFSDLDGYYWEVAYGPDFSFDENDMLLL from the coding sequence ATGAATCGGTTGAATGTTGTTTGTTTAGGTGTTAAGGATATGGAAAGGGCTATCAGGTTTTATAAGGATGGCCTGGGATTTCAAACGAAAGAGACAAGCTATACGCCCCCAGTCATTTTTTTCAATACGTCTGCCGGTATAAAGCTTGAGCTTTTTCCGCTGGATTTGTTGGCTAAAGATATTAACAGCCATAACCCGCCCCCTGTTGGAACCGGCTTTAGCGGAATCACCCTTGCCTATAACGCAAAGAGCAGGGAAGAAGTACATCAAATCATGGAACTTGCCAAAAAGGCAGGTGCAAAGGTTGAAAAAGAACCCCAGGAAGTGTTCTGGGGCGGTTATCACGCCTATTTTTCCGACCTGGACGGATATTACTGGGAGGTGGCCTACGGCCCTGATTTCAGCTTTGATGAAAATGATATGCTTCTGTTATAA
- a CDS encoding MBL fold metallo-hydrolase: protein MYELHQVGANSYYVQSPAKIGIVKLNHTEVCLIDSGSDKDAGRKVRQILDANEWRLTAIFNTHSNADHIGGNKYLQSKTGCRIYAPGIECDFTNHTILEPSFLYGGFPPTDLRRKFLMAQESSAEYLTEAVLPKGMSVIPLPGHFFDMAGFRDMDDVVYLADCLSSKETLEKYQIGFIYDVSSYLETLEMVKNLKAKIFVPAHAEATDNIAPLAQTNIDKVHEIADRILGICENPINFETVLQQLFNHYGLEMNFEQYALVGSTVRSYLSWLKDSGRMAVIFHSGQLLWKTIR from the coding sequence ATGTACGAATTACATCAGGTAGGTGCTAATAGTTATTATGTTCAAAGTCCGGCAAAGATTGGTATTGTAAAGCTGAACCATACGGAGGTATGTCTTATTGACAGCGGGAGCGATAAGGATGCGGGACGAAAAGTCCGGCAGATATTGGATGCCAATGAATGGCGGCTGACGGCGATTTTTAATACGCATTCCAATGCCGATCATATCGGCGGCAATAAGTATCTGCAAAGCAAGACCGGATGCAGAATTTATGCTCCGGGTATTGAATGTGACTTTACAAATCATACCATCCTGGAACCGTCCTTTTTATACGGCGGATTTCCGCCGACGGACTTGCGGCGCAAATTTCTTATGGCCCAGGAAAGCAGTGCAGAATATCTTACAGAGGCAGTTCTTCCCAAAGGCATGAGCGTTATTCCTCTGCCGGGCCATTTTTTTGATATGGCAGGTTTCCGGGATATGGATGACGTGGTTTATCTGGCGGACTGCTTATCAAGCAAAGAAACACTGGAAAAGTATCAAATCGGGTTCATTTATGATGTATCCTCTTATTTAGAGACCCTGGAAATGGTTAAGAATCTAAAAGCAAAAATTTTTGTGCCTGCTCATGCAGAAGCCACAGACAACATAGCACCATTGGCTCAGACTAACATAGATAAGGTTCATGAAATAGCAGACAGAATACTTGGAATTTGTGAAAACCCTATAAATTTTGAGACGGTCTTACAGCAGCTTTTCAACCATTATGGCCTGGAAATGAACTTTGAACAGTATGCACTTGTGGGGAGTACTGTTCGTTCTTACCTCTCCTGGCTAAAGGATTCGGGGCGGATGGCTGTAATTTTCCATAGCGGACAGCTGCTTTGGAAAACAATCCGGTAA